A DNA window from Streptomyces canus contains the following coding sequences:
- a CDS encoding RNA polymerase sigma factor SigF: MSADQGSSKVLTLMKSEAEPVLDDITTVEAAPAPALPAPPAVSGAIDTRTLSRSLFLRLAALDENSPERAYVRDTLIELNLPLVRYAAARFRSRNEPMEDIVQVGTIGLIKAIDRFDCERGVEFPTFAMPTVVGEIKRFFRDTSWSVRVPRRLQELRLALTKASDELSQKLDRSPTVAELASVLGVSEEDVVDGLAVGNAYTASSLDSPAPEDDGGEGSLADRLGYEDTALEGVEYRESLKPLLAKLPPRERQIIMLRFFANMTQSQIGEEVGISQMHVSRLLTRTLAQLREGLISD; this comes from the coding sequence ATGTCCGCAGATCAGGGCAGCTCGAAGGTGCTTACGCTCATGAAGAGCGAGGCTGAGCCAGTGCTCGACGACATCACGACCGTCGAGGCCGCACCGGCCCCGGCCCTCCCGGCTCCCCCGGCCGTGTCGGGGGCCATCGACACCCGCACCCTGTCCCGCTCCCTCTTCCTGCGGCTCGCCGCACTCGACGAGAACAGCCCGGAGCGCGCCTACGTCCGGGACACCCTCATCGAACTCAACCTCCCGCTGGTGCGCTACGCGGCGGCCCGCTTCCGCTCGCGCAACGAGCCGATGGAGGACATCGTCCAGGTCGGCACCATCGGCCTGATCAAGGCGATCGACCGCTTCGACTGCGAGCGCGGCGTGGAGTTCCCGACGTTCGCGATGCCGACCGTCGTGGGCGAGATCAAGCGGTTCTTCCGCGACACCTCGTGGTCGGTGCGCGTCCCGCGCCGGCTCCAGGAGCTGCGGCTGGCGCTCACCAAGGCCAGCGACGAGCTCTCCCAGAAGCTGGACCGCTCCCCGACGGTGGCCGAACTCGCCTCCGTGCTGGGCGTGTCCGAGGAGGACGTCGTCGACGGCCTCGCGGTCGGCAACGCCTACACCGCCTCCTCGCTGGACTCTCCGGCCCCGGAGGACGACGGCGGCGAGGGCTCCCTCGCGGACCGCCTCGGCTACGAGGACACGGCCCTGGAGGGCGTGGAGTACCGGGAGTCCCTGAAGCCGCTGCTGGCCAAACTCCCGCCCCGGGAGCGGCAGATCATCATGCTGCGCTTCTTCGCCAACATGACGCAGTCACAGATCGGCGAGGAGGTCGGCATCTCCCAGATGCACGTCTCGCGCCTGCTGACCCGCACGCTGGCGCAGCTGCGGGAGGGACTCATCTCGGACTGA
- a CDS encoding Dabb family protein codes for MIRHLVLFKLDEGVERDDPRVVAGAEAFRALEAKIPEIRFWELGWNLSDRPIAYDFAINSGFEDPAALRTYLDHPDHQAGVALWKEFATWVVADYAY; via the coding sequence ATGATCCGCCACCTCGTCCTCTTCAAGCTCGACGAGGGCGTCGAACGCGACGACCCGCGCGTGGTGGCGGGGGCCGAGGCCTTCCGCGCACTGGAGGCCAAGATCCCCGAGATCCGCTTCTGGGAGCTGGGCTGGAACCTCAGCGACCGGCCCATCGCCTACGACTTCGCCATCAACTCCGGCTTCGAGGACCCTGCCGCGCTGCGGACGTACCTCGACCACCCGGATCACCAGGCGGGCGTGGCGCTGTGGAAGGAGTTCGCCACCTGGGTGGTCGCGGACTACGCCTACTGA
- the tadA gene encoding tRNA adenosine(34) deaminase TadA → MRLALEEAGKAGADVPVGAVVLSPDGTTVLAAGHNEREAGGDPTAHAEVLAIRRAAAELGEWRLTGCTLVVTLEPCTMCAGAIVQSRVDRVVYGARDEKAGAAGSLWDVVRDRRLNHRPEVIEGVLAEECAGLLTEFFRER, encoded by the coding sequence ATGCGGCTCGCCCTGGAGGAGGCCGGCAAGGCGGGCGCGGACGTGCCGGTGGGCGCCGTCGTACTGTCTCCGGACGGTACGACCGTGCTCGCGGCCGGCCACAACGAACGCGAGGCCGGCGGCGATCCGACCGCGCACGCGGAGGTCCTCGCGATCAGGAGGGCGGCGGCGGAGCTCGGCGAGTGGCGGCTGACCGGCTGCACGCTCGTCGTCACGCTGGAGCCCTGCACGATGTGCGCGGGCGCGATCGTCCAGTCCCGGGTGGACCGGGTGGTCTACGGCGCCCGGGACGAGAAGGCGGGCGCGGCCGGTTCCCTGTGGGACGTCGTCCGCGACCGGCGCCTCAACCACCGGCCCGAAGTCATCGAAGGTGTCCTCGCGGAGGAGTGTGCCGGACTCCTCACGGAGTTCTTCCGCGAGCGCTGA
- a CDS encoding GNAT family N-acetyltransferase: MRPKSETPAREAVHTQTVDGFGTVRVLRLDPHADAATVHAWVREERAAFWGMNGLTKEQVAEIYAHLDTLDTHHAYLLEKDGEPAGLLQTYEPEADRVSECYPVEPGDIGIHLLLPPPGPHGPHPGWSSALLSTVASYVLLVLDKRRVVVDPDVRNEKAIARFLKQGFVAGATVVLPEIDLPDVHLPEKQAQLAFLTREVAFPGDA, translated from the coding sequence ATGAGACCGAAGTCCGAGACTCCCGCCCGTGAAGCGGTCCACACCCAGACAGTGGACGGCTTCGGCACCGTCCGTGTCCTGCGGCTCGACCCGCACGCCGACGCCGCGACCGTCCACGCCTGGGTGCGTGAGGAACGGGCCGCGTTCTGGGGCATGAACGGCCTCACGAAGGAGCAAGTGGCCGAGATCTACGCCCATTTGGACACCCTCGACACCCACCACGCCTATCTCCTGGAGAAGGACGGCGAACCGGCCGGACTCCTGCAGACCTACGAGCCGGAGGCGGACCGCGTCAGCGAGTGCTACCCCGTGGAACCCGGCGACATCGGCATCCACCTGCTGCTGCCGCCCCCCGGCCCGCACGGCCCGCACCCCGGCTGGTCGTCGGCGCTGCTGTCCACCGTGGCCTCGTACGTGCTGCTGGTCCTGGACAAACGGCGGGTCGTGGTCGACCCCGACGTGCGCAACGAGAAGGCCATCGCCCGTTTCCTGAAGCAGGGTTTCGTGGCCGGAGCCACGGTCGTGCTGCCGGAGATCGACCTCCCGGACGTGCACCTGCCCGAGAAGCAAGCCCAACTGGCGTTCCTGACAAGGGAGGTAGCCTTCCCGGGTGACGCCTGA
- a CDS encoding MarR family winged helix-turn-helix transcriptional regulator — translation MAEQARYEELIRQFSAFGAVKREIGRMMPSECPAGSAAVLTLLGRFGDMRMSRLSELLAVDMSVTSRHVAHVAERGWIERSPDPVDKRSRILRLTPAGQVLLDQLSRRTCHLLAERLSDWSDDEVAQLTALMARLRASFDDTRAHGPEPRPPVPPVLGQITRTPATTQ, via the coding sequence ATGGCCGAGCAGGCGCGATACGAGGAGCTGATCCGTCAGTTCAGCGCCTTCGGCGCCGTGAAGAGGGAGATCGGGCGGATGATGCCGTCCGAGTGCCCCGCAGGTTCCGCCGCCGTCCTGACCCTGCTCGGGCGCTTCGGAGACATGCGCATGAGCAGGCTCTCCGAGCTGCTCGCCGTGGACATGTCCGTGACCAGCCGGCACGTGGCGCACGTCGCCGAGCGCGGCTGGATCGAACGCTCCCCCGACCCGGTGGACAAGCGCTCGCGCATCCTGCGGTTGACGCCGGCCGGCCAGGTGCTCCTGGACCAGCTGTCCCGCCGGACCTGCCACCTGCTCGCCGAACGGCTGAGCGACTGGAGCGACGACGAGGTGGCCCAGCTGACCGCGCTGATGGCCCGCCTCCGGGCGAGCTTCGACGACACCCGCGCCCACGGCCCCGAACCGCGGCCGCCCGTACCCCCCGTACTCGGACAGATCACCCGTACACCCGCGACCACCCAGTAA
- a CDS encoding HhH-GPD-type base excision DNA repair protein — protein MDVTLHLAQDPEADELLGRSPLAALVGMLLDQQVPMEWAFKGPRTIADRLGADDLDAHEIAAQEPEAFAALLSEKPAVHRYPGSMAKRIQQLCQYLVEHYDGQAELVWKGVADGRELLRRLEELPGFGKQKAQIFLALLGKQLGVQPKGWREAAGAYGEPKSFRSVADITGPESLTKVRAHKQEMKAAAKAAKKS, from the coding sequence ATGGACGTCACCCTTCACCTCGCCCAGGACCCCGAGGCCGACGAACTCCTCGGCCGCTCCCCGCTCGCCGCGCTGGTCGGGATGCTGCTGGACCAGCAGGTCCCGATGGAGTGGGCGTTCAAGGGCCCCCGCACCATCGCGGACCGCCTCGGCGCGGACGACCTCGACGCGCACGAGATCGCCGCGCAGGAACCGGAGGCCTTCGCCGCGCTGCTCTCCGAGAAGCCGGCCGTGCACCGCTACCCCGGCTCGATGGCCAAGCGGATCCAGCAGTTGTGCCAGTACCTGGTCGAGCACTACGACGGTCAGGCCGAGCTGGTGTGGAAGGGCGTGGCCGACGGTCGCGAACTGCTGCGCCGACTGGAGGAGCTGCCGGGGTTCGGGAAGCAGAAGGCACAGATCTTCCTGGCGTTGCTGGGCAAGCAGCTGGGCGTTCAGCCGAAGGGCTGGCGCGAGGCCGCGGGCGCGTACGGCGAGCCGAAGTCCTTCCGGTCCGTCGCCGACATCACCGGCCCCGAGTCGCTGACCAAGGTCCGCGCGCACAAGCAGGAGATGAAGGCGGCGGCGAAGGCGGCCAAGAAGTCCTAG
- a CDS encoding SDR family NAD(P)-dependent oxidoreductase has product MRLLEGQVALVTGAGGGIGRGIALRFAEEGAAVALHCRTAVAAAREVASRIEDSGARAVVLEADLRDEDECHRLVREAAAWGGRLTALVNNAGVQPTQPLPGMTAADWRAVVDTNLTGVFACTQAAAEVMGPGGCVIHIASIEARHPAPEHAHYSASKAAIVMHARSAALEYGPRGIRVNTVSPGLIDRAGLAEAWPEGVERWVRKAPLGRLGRPEDVADACVFLASPLASWVTGHDLVVDGGVSARPTW; this is encoded by the coding sequence ATGAGACTCCTGGAAGGGCAGGTCGCCCTGGTCACGGGTGCGGGCGGCGGCATCGGGCGGGGGATCGCGCTGCGGTTCGCCGAGGAGGGTGCGGCGGTCGCACTCCATTGCCGTACGGCAGTGGCGGCGGCCCGTGAAGTGGCGTCCCGGATCGAGGACTCGGGCGCCCGGGCCGTCGTACTGGAAGCGGATCTGCGGGACGAGGACGAGTGCCACCGGCTGGTCCGGGAGGCCGCCGCGTGGGGCGGTCGGCTGACCGCCCTGGTCAACAACGCGGGTGTGCAGCCCACTCAGCCCCTGCCCGGGATGACGGCGGCGGACTGGCGCGCGGTCGTGGACACCAACCTGACCGGTGTCTTCGCGTGTACCCAGGCGGCGGCCGAGGTCATGGGACCGGGCGGCTGCGTGATCCACATCGCGTCCATCGAGGCGCGCCACCCCGCACCCGAGCACGCCCACTACTCCGCCTCCAAGGCCGCGATCGTGATGCACGCGCGGTCGGCGGCCCTGGAGTACGGACCGCGGGGCATCCGTGTGAACACGGTCTCGCCCGGGCTGATCGACCGGGCGGGGCTGGCGGAGGCCTGGCCGGAGGGGGTGGAGCGGTGGGTGCGGAAAGCGCCGCTCGGGCGGCTCGGTCGGCCCGAGGACGTGGCCGACGCGTGTGTGTTCCTGGCCTCACCGCTCGCGTCCTGGGTCACCGGGCACGACCTGGTCGTGGACGGCGGGGTGTCCGCCAGGCCGACGTGGTGA
- a CDS encoding cupin domain-containing protein → MTPDDLVAHYGLIPIPREGGLFRQTWAGEERGDGRPHGTAIVALLTADDYSALHRLPSDEIWHHYLGDPLDLLLLAPDGTTATPVLGPDIRAGQHPQLTVPAGTWMGARTRGAWTFFGCTMAPGFTYEDYEHGDAAELTARYPSQAARIAGLCRP, encoded by the coding sequence GTGACGCCTGACGACCTCGTCGCCCACTACGGCCTGATACCGATTCCCCGCGAGGGCGGGCTGTTCCGGCAGACCTGGGCGGGCGAGGAACGTGGCGACGGCAGGCCGCACGGCACGGCGATCGTCGCCCTCCTCACCGCCGACGACTACTCCGCCCTGCACCGCCTGCCCAGCGACGAGATCTGGCACCACTACCTCGGCGACCCGCTGGACCTCCTGCTCCTCGCCCCGGACGGCACGACGGCCACCCCGGTCCTGGGCCCGGACATACGCGCCGGCCAGCACCCCCAGCTGACCGTCCCCGCGGGCACCTGGATGGGGGCCAGGACCCGCGGCGCGTGGACCTTCTTCGGCTGCACCATGGCGCCCGGCTTCACCTACGAGGACTACGAACACGGGGACGCTGCCGAACTGACGGCGCGTTATCCGTCCCAGGCCGCGCGCATCGCGGGACTGTGCCGCCCATGA
- a CDS encoding type II toxin-antitoxin system VapB family antitoxin, translating into MIFKRIGNGRPYPDHGRESTRQWADVAPRPVRLDQLVTTKGQLDLETLLAEDSTFYGDLFAHVVKWQGDLYLEDGLHRAVRAALQQRQVLHARVLELD; encoded by the coding sequence GTGATCTTCAAGCGCATCGGAAACGGCCGGCCGTACCCCGACCACGGCCGGGAAAGCACCCGGCAGTGGGCGGACGTCGCACCGCGCCCGGTCCGCCTCGATCAGCTGGTGACGACCAAGGGCCAGCTCGACCTGGAAACCCTGCTCGCCGAGGACTCGACGTTCTACGGCGACCTGTTCGCGCACGTCGTGAAATGGCAGGGCGACCTGTACCTGGAGGACGGGCTGCACCGCGCGGTGCGAGCGGCGCTCCAGCAGCGACAGGTGCTGCACGCGCGTGTGCTCGAGCTGGACTGA
- a CDS encoding LytR C-terminal domain-containing protein: MSMLTPPGMGGKYRITGDKYPRMRRPRRRGRLVFGVVASVAALSLVVWGTLQLVDVFTGGGDEASAVGSKGDCTTKAGASPSASAIPLPKPGQITVNVLNATARGGLAKKTADELKKRGFKIGDVGNATATYDKKVKGTGVLLGPSSALKTSLPVLATQLASAETRTDTRKGAEVDLIIGTGFKSLTSKAAADKALAALSAPRSTATASKKSC, encoded by the coding sequence ATGAGCATGCTGACGCCCCCCGGCATGGGCGGTAAGTACCGGATCACGGGTGACAAGTACCCCCGGATGCGTCGGCCCCGGCGGCGCGGCAGGCTCGTGTTCGGCGTGGTGGCCTCCGTCGCCGCGCTGAGTCTGGTCGTCTGGGGCACGCTCCAGCTCGTCGACGTGTTCACGGGCGGCGGGGACGAGGCCTCCGCGGTCGGCTCCAAGGGGGACTGCACGACGAAGGCCGGCGCGTCCCCCTCCGCTTCCGCGATTCCTCTCCCCAAGCCGGGCCAGATCACCGTCAACGTCCTGAACGCCACGGCTCGCGGCGGACTCGCCAAGAAGACGGCGGACGAGCTGAAGAAGCGGGGCTTCAAGATCGGCGACGTGGGCAACGCGACGGCGACCTACGACAAGAAGGTCAAGGGCACGGGGGTACTGCTCGGTCCGTCGTCCGCCCTCAAGACCTCGCTGCCGGTCCTCGCGACGCAGCTGGCCTCCGCCGAGACCCGTACGGACACGCGCAAGGGCGCCGAGGTCGACCTGATCATCGGGACCGGCTTCAAGAGCCTGACCAGCAAGGCGGCCGCGGACAAGGCACTGGCGGCACTGAGTGCACCCCGGTCGACGGCTACGGCGTCGAAGAAGAGCTGCTGA
- a CDS encoding penicillin acylase family protein: protein MSIEIYRDAWGIPHLRAGSARELARAQGRVTARDRAWQLEVERHRAQGTSAAFLGAGALSWDTLARRARLDDTARRCFQALERRDPETADWVRAYVDGVNEELPDTRAPEFARVGLAPGRWDPWTPLGVWLATHILFAGFPAKLWRDEALRHLGPDAVGLFAADGPGTSGSNGWLVAGTRTTTGHAVLAGDPHRYIEEPGVYQQIRLSCPEFDVVGLAVPGVPGIAHFGHTGTVAWSITNAMADYQDLYRERLRRTGAGVEALGPDGVWHRATRHTETVEVAGEVPVEIEVIETGRGPVIAGGPEGLDGGVPEEERPGFPGTPVALSLRYPPRVTEDLGFSALLPLLRARRTADVDRAFDLWAEPVNVVQAADTEGGLLHRVAGRVPVRAEANRLHPVPAWEPGHDWQGWHDAPRAGLTDGIAVMANQRGPAAPLGVEFAPPHRADRITALLREKEQWSAADMPRIHMDTHLASAQPLLDHIKALDGLSPEAVATRETILRWDRRMVASSREAALYAAVRSAVVRRLAAHPAFAALTAPPAYPDVLLPWLGLVPRVAFALEHLLRAEELYGIDRAGIVRAAVEEVAADPPRGTWGDTHRLAPWRALPEDEREAAALSAALSGDHDCVLCTSAVPGLTDLAARGPAARYVWDLARREDSLWVVPLGASGVPGSPHHRDQLPLWLRGDLVPVGTDWQHLTKEVR, encoded by the coding sequence GTGAGCATCGAGATCTACCGCGACGCCTGGGGGATTCCCCATCTCCGCGCGGGCAGCGCGCGTGAACTCGCCCGCGCCCAGGGCCGGGTCACCGCCCGCGACCGTGCCTGGCAGCTGGAGGTCGAACGGCATCGCGCGCAGGGCACCTCGGCCGCCTTCCTCGGTGCCGGGGCCCTGTCCTGGGACACCCTCGCGAGACGGGCCCGCCTGGACGACACGGCCAGACGCTGCTTCCAAGCGCTGGAGAGACGGGACCCGGAGACGGCCGACTGGGTGCGGGCGTACGTCGACGGCGTGAACGAGGAGCTGCCGGACACGCGGGCACCGGAGTTCGCCCGCGTCGGCCTCGCCCCCGGGCGCTGGGACCCCTGGACCCCGCTCGGCGTCTGGCTCGCCACCCACATCCTGTTCGCCGGCTTCCCGGCCAAGCTCTGGCGGGACGAGGCGCTACGGCACCTGGGCCCGGACGCGGTCGGCCTGTTCGCCGCCGACGGACCGGGCACCTCCGGCAGCAACGGCTGGCTGGTCGCCGGCACCCGCACCACCACCGGCCACGCCGTCCTCGCGGGCGACCCGCACCGCTACATCGAGGAACCCGGCGTCTACCAGCAGATCCGGCTCTCCTGCCCCGAGTTCGACGTCGTCGGCCTCGCCGTCCCCGGCGTCCCCGGCATCGCCCACTTCGGCCACACCGGCACGGTCGCCTGGTCCATCACCAACGCCATGGCCGACTACCAGGACCTGTACCGGGAGCGACTGCGCCGCACGGGGGCCGGGGTGGAGGCCCTCGGCCCGGACGGCGTCTGGCACCGCGCCACCCGGCACACCGAGACGGTCGAGGTGGCGGGCGAGGTGCCGGTCGAGATCGAGGTGATCGAGACCGGGCGGGGGCCGGTGATCGCGGGGGGTCCGGAAGGGCTGGACGGGGGAGTGCCGGAGGAGGAGCGGCCGGGTTTCCCGGGCACACCCGTGGCCCTCTCCCTCCGCTACCCGCCCCGGGTCACCGAGGACCTCGGCTTCAGTGCCCTGCTCCCTCTGCTCCGGGCCCGCCGTACCGCCGACGTGGACCGGGCGTTCGACCTGTGGGCCGAACCCGTCAACGTCGTCCAGGCCGCCGACACCGAGGGCGGGCTGCTGCACCGGGTCGCCGGAAGGGTCCCCGTGCGCGCGGAGGCCAACCGGCTGCATCCCGTCCCCGCCTGGGAGCCAGGCCACGACTGGCAGGGCTGGCACGACGCTCCCCGCGCCGGTCTCACCGACGGCATCGCCGTGATGGCCAACCAGCGCGGCCCCGCCGCCCCGCTCGGCGTCGAGTTCGCACCGCCCCACCGGGCCGACCGCATCACCGCCCTGCTGCGGGAGAAGGAGCAGTGGTCGGCCGCCGACATGCCCCGGATCCACATGGACACCCATCTCGCCTCGGCGCAGCCCCTGCTGGATCACATCAAGGCTCTGGACGGACTGAGCCCCGAGGCCGTGGCCACGAGGGAGACGATCCTTCGCTGGGATCGCCGCATGGTCGCGAGCAGCCGGGAGGCCGCCCTCTACGCCGCCGTCCGCAGCGCGGTCGTACGACGGCTCGCCGCCCACCCCGCGTTCGCGGCCCTGACCGCCCCGCCCGCCTACCCCGACGTCCTCCTCCCCTGGCTCGGCCTCGTCCCCCGTGTCGCCTTCGCGCTCGAACACCTCCTGCGCGCCGAGGAGTTGTACGGCATCGACCGCGCCGGGATCGTGCGGGCCGCCGTGGAGGAAGTGGCCGCCGATCCGCCGCGGGGCACCTGGGGCGACACCCATCGCCTCGCCCCCTGGCGGGCGCTCCCCGAGGACGAGCGGGAGGCCGCGGCCCTCTCCGCCGCCCTCTCCGGCGACCACGACTGCGTCCTGTGCACCTCCGCGGTCCCCGGACTCACGGACCTCGCCGCCCGCGGCCCGGCCGCCCGTTACGTCTGGGACCTGGCCCGCCGCGAGGACAGTCTCTGGGTGGTCCCGCTGGGCGCCTCCGGCGTGCCCGGCTCACCCCATCACCGCGACCAACTCCCCCTGTGGCTCAGGGGAGATCTTGTCCCGGTCGGCACCGACTGGCAGCACCTGACGAAGGAAGTTCGATGA
- a CDS encoding siderophore-interacting protein gives MGQGHGWEGAVLRLLRAKDFVFTVTGAEDVTGAYRRVHLTDGGMLAVTGVHPTMWVRLWFSAAGKPHQRAYTLVDADPAAGTFTLEFALHDGVASDWARTARPGDTIEATVHGTGFERPDPEPTHVFAISDPASLPALNSLLGALDSSPATVWFEGGDEDLPFRTDPSRHDVRRVLRLDSGAHLVAQLKADLPGLLTSHPDAYVWIACDTATTRALSSYVRKDLGVPKERVNALGYWREQSAGSR, from the coding sequence ATGGGGCAGGGGCACGGCTGGGAGGGAGCGGTCCTGCGACTGCTGCGCGCGAAGGACTTCGTGTTCACCGTGACCGGCGCCGAGGACGTCACCGGCGCCTACCGGCGGGTGCACCTCACCGACGGCGGGATGCTGGCGGTCACCGGCGTCCACCCGACGATGTGGGTGCGCCTGTGGTTCTCCGCCGCGGGCAAACCGCACCAGCGCGCGTACACGCTGGTCGACGCGGACCCCGCGGCCGGCACCTTCACCCTGGAGTTCGCGCTGCACGACGGCGTGGCCAGCGACTGGGCCCGGACGGCGAGGCCCGGCGACACCATCGAGGCCACCGTCCACGGAACCGGCTTCGAGCGCCCCGACCCCGAGCCCACCCACGTCTTCGCCATCAGCGACCCGGCCTCCCTGCCCGCCCTCAACTCCCTCCTCGGCGCCCTGGACTCCTCCCCCGCGACCGTCTGGTTCGAGGGCGGCGACGAGGACCTCCCCTTCCGCACCGACCCGTCCCGCCACGATGTCCGCCGGGTCCTCCGCCTCGACTCCGGCGCGCATCTGGTCGCCCAGCTGAAGGCGGACCTGCCCGGTCTGCTGACGAGCCACCCGGACGCGTATGTGTGGATCGCCTGCGACACGGCGACGACCAGGGCGCTGTCGTCGTACGTCCGCAAGGATCTCGGCGTCCCCAAGGAACGGGTGAACGCGCTCGGCTACTGGAGAGAGCAGTCCGCCGGCTCCCGGTAG
- a CDS encoding tRNA adenosine deaminase-associated protein: protein MYFAALLARTEDGWEASDTELLDNVETLSDLADLAREAAAEDDTVLVLIEQEDAWFGVVRIDGEEDPRIYVSDAAAAARSSYGEILLTDELLGREPGDDDPDLDALDLDGTEDGEDEDDDDPAAEAGVSGEIVPHGPVGDAQVLDDLGVSEKELKSLTEDALTEIAESLGASEVLETVR, encoded by the coding sequence GTGTACTTCGCCGCACTGCTCGCGCGCACCGAAGACGGGTGGGAAGCGAGCGACACAGAGCTCCTCGACAATGTGGAGACGCTGTCGGATCTGGCCGACCTCGCCCGGGAAGCCGCGGCCGAGGACGACACGGTGCTCGTACTGATCGAGCAGGAAGACGCTTGGTTCGGCGTCGTCCGCATCGACGGCGAGGAGGACCCTCGCATCTATGTCTCGGACGCCGCCGCCGCTGCCCGCAGCTCGTACGGCGAGATCCTGCTCACCGACGAACTGCTCGGAAGGGAGCCCGGCGACGACGACCCCGATCTCGACGCCCTCGACCTGGACGGCACCGAGGACGGTGAGGACGAGGACGACGACGACCCCGCCGCCGAGGCGGGCGTATCCGGAGAGATCGTGCCGCACGGCCCGGTCGGCGACGCGCAGGTCCTCGACGACCTGGGCGTCAGCGAGAAGGAGCTGAAGTCCCTCACGGAGGACGCCCTCACCGAGATCGCCGAGTCCCTGGGCGCCTCGGAGGTCCTGGAGACCGTCCGCTGA
- the upp gene encoding uracil phosphoribosyltransferase, translated as MRLHVVDHPLVAHKLTALRDQRTDSATFRRLADELVTLLAYEATRDVRTEAVDIRTPVAPTTGVKLSYPRPLVVPILRAGLGMLDGMVRLLPTAEVGFLGMIRNEETLLATTYAARMPEDLSGRQVYVLDPMLATGGTLVAAIRELIKRGADDVTAVVLLAAPEGVEIMERELAGTPVTVVTAAVDDHLNEHGYIVPGLGDAGDRLYGAAE; from the coding sequence ATGCGTCTCCACGTCGTCGACCATCCTCTGGTCGCACACAAACTCACCGCGCTGCGCGACCAGCGCACCGACTCCGCGACCTTCCGTCGTCTCGCCGACGAGCTGGTCACCCTGCTCGCCTACGAGGCCACGCGCGACGTGCGCACCGAGGCGGTCGACATCCGTACGCCGGTCGCCCCGACGACCGGTGTGAAGCTGTCGTATCCGCGCCCGCTGGTGGTGCCGATCCTCCGTGCCGGGCTCGGCATGCTGGACGGCATGGTCCGTCTGCTGCCGACCGCCGAGGTGGGTTTCCTCGGCATGATCCGCAACGAGGAGACGCTTCTGGCCACCACGTATGCCGCGCGCATGCCGGAGGACCTCTCCGGACGGCAGGTCTACGTCCTCGACCCGATGCTCGCGACCGGTGGCACCCTGGTCGCCGCGATCCGTGAGCTGATCAAGCGCGGCGCGGACGACGTGACGGCGGTGGTCCTGCTGGCCGCCCCGGAGGGCGTGGAGATCATGGAGCGCGAGCTGGCGGGCACTCCGGTCACGGTGGTCACGGCCGCGGTCGACGACCACCTCAACGAGCACGGCTACATCGTCCCGGGCCTCGGTGACGCGGGAGACCGCCTGTACGGAGCGGCCGAGTAG
- a CDS encoding RNA polymerase sigma factor SigF translates to MTDGLINEEVALTVSASTAPPQEASQEAAPRSRGADTRALTQVLFGQLKGLQPGTPEHSRVRTALIEANLPLVRYAAARFRSRNEPMEDVIQVGTIGLINAIDRFDPDRGVQFPTFAMPTVVGEIKRYFRDNVRTVHVPRRLHELWVQVNGATEDLTTAFGRTPTTAEIAERLRITEDEVLSCIEAGRSYHATSLEAAQEGDGLPGLLDRLGYEDPALDGVEHRDLVRHLLVQLPEREQRILLLRYYSNLTQSQISAELGVSQMHVSRLLARSFQRLRSANRIDA, encoded by the coding sequence TTGACGGATGGGTTGATCAACGAAGAGGTGGCGTTGACCGTGTCGGCCAGTACCGCGCCTCCCCAGGAGGCCAGCCAGGAGGCCGCTCCACGCAGCCGCGGCGCCGACACCCGGGCACTCACCCAGGTGCTCTTCGGCCAGTTGAAAGGACTTCAGCCGGGCACACCGGAACACAGCCGGGTACGGACGGCACTCATCGAGGCCAACCTCCCGCTCGTGCGCTACGCGGCCGCTCGCTTCCGTTCCCGCAACGAGCCGATGGAGGACGTGATCCAGGTCGGCACCATCGGGCTCATCAACGCGATCGACCGCTTCGACCCGGACCGCGGTGTGCAGTTCCCGACCTTCGCGATGCCGACGGTCGTCGGCGAGATCAAGCGGTACTTTCGCGACAACGTCCGCACGGTCCACGTCCCGCGCCGGCTGCACGAGCTGTGGGTGCAGGTCAACGGCGCGACGGAGGATCTGACGACCGCCTTCGGACGGACCCCGACGACCGCCGAGATCGCCGAGCGGCTGCGCATCACCGAGGACGAGGTGCTGTCCTGCATCGAGGCCGGACGGTCGTACCACGCCACCTCGCTCGAGGCGGCCCAGGAGGGCGACGGGCTGCCGGGTCTGCTCGACCGGCTCGGCTACGAGGACCCGGCACTGGACGGCGTGGAGCACCGCGATCTGGTCCGCCATCTCCTGGTCCAACTCCCGGAACGCGAACAGCGAATCCTGTTGCTGCGCTACTACAGCAATCTCACCCAGTCGCAAATCAGCGCGGAACTCGGCGTCTCACAGATGCACGTTTCGAGGCTACTCGCGCGTAGCTTCCAGCGGCTGCGATCCGCCAATCGGATCGACGCATAG